A genomic window from Quercus lobata isolate SW786 chromosome 10, ValleyOak3.0 Primary Assembly, whole genome shotgun sequence includes:
- the LOC115965361 gene encoding 2-alkenal reductase (NADP(+)-dependent)-like yields MAASVGKEVSNKQLILRDYVTGSPKESDMYVKTSTIKLEIPNGSKAVLLKNLYLSCDPVMRIRMNRAEDSIFTSYTPGWALSGHGVAKVLDSRHPDYKEGDFVWGPAVWEEYSLVEEPNLTKIHHTDVPLSYYTGILGYPGITAYAGFYEICSPKKGEYVFVSSASGAVGQLVGQFAKLTGCYVVGSAGSQQKVDLLKNKFGFDEAFNYKEEHDLNAALKRYFPNGIDIYFENVGGKMLDAVLLNMRDHGRIAGCGMTSTYNLDEPEGIKNLMFIIYKRIRMEGFSAIEYYHLYPKFLDHILPYIRESKIVYVEDLAEGLENGAAALLGLFSGRNVGKQVLVVARE; encoded by the exons ATGGCTGCTAGTGTTGGAAAGGAAGTGAGCAACAAGCAGCTGATATTGAGGGACTATGTCACCGGTTCTCCCAAAGAATCAGACATGTACGTGAAAACTAGTACTATCAAATTGGAGATCCCAAATGGATCAAAAGCAGTTCTGTTGAAGAACCTCTACTTATCATGCGATCCTGTTATGCGGATTCGCATGAATAGAGCTGAAGATTCGATCTTCACTTCCTATACCCCTGGCTGG GCATTATCTGGGCATGGAGTGGCTAAGGTTTTGGATTCCAGGCATCCAGACTACAAAGAAGGTGACTTTGTTTGGGGACCAGCAGTATGGGAAGAGTACAGCCTAGTCGAGGAACCTAACCTTACAAAAATTCACCATACAGATGTACCACTTTCCTATTACACTGGAATTCTTG GTTATCCTGGTATAACAGCATATGCTGGTTTCTACGAAATTTGTTCTCCTAAGAAAGGAGAATATGTCTTCGTTTCATCTGCTTCCGGCGCAGTTGGTCAGCTGGTTGGACAATTCGCAAAGTTAACGGGTTGCTATGTGGTTGGAAGTGCAGGAAGTCAACAAAAG GTTGATTTATTGAAGAACAAGTTTGGGTTTGATGAGGCTTTCAATTATAAAGAGGAGCATGATTTGAATGCTGCTTTGAAAAG GTATTTCCCAAATGGTATTGACATTTACTTTGAGAACGTAGGAGGGAAAATGCTTGATGCAGTTCTTCTAAACATGAGAGACCACGGGCGCATAGCTGGATGTGGAATGACCTCAACCTACAATCTTGATGAGCCAGAAGGGATTAAAAATTTGATGTTTATCATATACAAGCGAATTCGTATGGAAGGATTTTCAGCTATTGAATACTATCACCTCTATCCCAAGTTCTTAGACCACATATTGCCATACATTAGAGAATCAAAGATAGTATATGTGGAAGACTTAGCTGAAGGCCTTGAGAATGGGGCAGCAGCTCTCCTAGGACTCTTTAGTGGCCGCAATGTTGGAAAACAAGTACTTGTAGTTGCTCGTGAATAA